GGAAACTGCTGGACGTACTGCGTACCGGAAAGAGCGCCGATGAACGGCGTCTCCATAACCGGCGACTCCGGGCTGGTGTATGTAAGACCGTAGGGCGGGTTGCCAGTTGGATATGCAACGGTGAGACCCTGCGGCGACGTGAAGAAACGTCCACCGCCGAGCCGGATGCTGGTCTTACCTGGGCCGCCGGTGAGTCTGCCGATCAGCCCTTCAGAGAACGCAGGTGAGTAGGCGAGTCCAAACCGCGGCGATAAATTGTTCTTCGGCGTAGGTGCGATGGCATCCGGGATGGTGCCTCCGCCAGGAAGCGGATCTCCCGGTACGAGGTAGCCCAGCGGCGCGCCCGGAAACGTAGCGGACTGCACGCCCGCCACGAAGGTGGTCGTCTGATGATACTTTTCCGCCCAGGGCGTGACATAGTCCCAACGCACGCCGTAGTTGAGAGTCAGATTCGGACGAATGCGGAAGCTGTCCTGGGCAAACAGGTCGCCGTCGGCGGCACTCTCGTAAAAGGTGGGAGAGGACTGCTGCGAGTAGAAGTCGGGTGTGCCCAGCAGGAAGTCGGCAAAACCATTGCCCGTCGTCTGGCTACCCGTCCCAAAAAAGGAGAAGGTGCCGTTGGCGACCAGGTTGGGGTTCTGTTTGACCTTGTACCAGATGTATCGACCGCCTGCCTTGATCGTATGATTTCCTACCGTGTGCGAGACGCTGTCCTGTAGATCGTAGGTGGTATTGACCTGTGCAACTGAGAACGGATTCGTTCCGACCGAGAAGCCGTTGAAGAACATCTCTTCAACGCCAGCCTGCTTCGGAAAGCCTTGAATGATGCCTAGGCCGCCAGCCTGAATCCCCTGATCGGCAAGGGTGACGCCAACACCACCTACGGGGGTGCCAATGTGGTTGTCGAGGCGAGTAATGCTGAAACGTGCCTCATTGACCGTGTTGATGCCAAAGCTGTGAATGTTGCTGAAGACAATCGTCTGGTCTACGCCGACCGAAGCCGCATCGTAGGCGAACCCGTTGCCGGGGAGAGTCGACCCACCAAGACTGCTGGGATAAGGATCATCGAGGTTGTAACGATCGTTGAAGTAGTAGATCGAGGAAGTCCCAAAACGGTTGGAGTTGAAGTCGAGCCGGCCGCCGAACTTGTTGTCGTTGATGCGGCGCTTATAGGCTCCAGATGAGAAGGTGCCATCGGCGATGTTTCCCTGAGGAATGTACTGCAGCATGTGCGCGGGTGCGTTGCCCCATGCGTTCATGGGGATAGTGGCGTTCGGGAAGACGCATTGGCTCGACTGCGTGCAGCCTTGGGTATAGAAGCGCTCGCCCTGATTGACCTGATAGCCGAGACGTTGGCTTAGAGTTTGAGCCACGTAAGGTCCGTTGACGGTCCCGGTGAGGCTTGCTGCTGAGTTCGTAAAATCTCCGGTACGATTCGCGCTGGTGGGGACGTTGACGGAGCCGGTCTCGATGCCTTGGATATAGCGTTGGCCCTGGTAGTCGCCGAAGAAGAAGATCTTATCTTTGCGGATCGGGCCTCCGATGGTGCCGCCGTACTGATTCTGATGGAATGCTGCACGCTCCGGCGAAAAGTAGTTACGCGCATCGAGGTGCGTGTTGCGGAAGAACTCGAAGAGGTTGCCATGAAAGCTGTTCGTGCCGGACTTTGTGACAACGTTGATGATGCCGCCAGTGAAGCTGCCATACTCGGCATCGACGTTGCTTGAAAGAATGCGAACCTCGGCAATCGAATCCAAGTTCGGAATGATGCCGGCCTGCTGACCTATGCTTTCCTGCACGCTTGCTCCGTTAAGGTAATATGCGTTGTCCGACTCGCGCTGGCCGTGGATGGAGAACTGCCCGGTATTGGCCTGGCCTGCTGCGGGCACAGTACCGAAGCCGCCGCCAGAGCTGGTGTTGCCCGCGCCGCTGGTGGTAATGGGAGAGACACCCGCCTGTACGGCCAGCAGGTCGGTGTAGCTGCGCCCGTTGAGCGGGATATCGACCACCTGCTTGCTCTCGATGGTCTGACCGATCTGGGTGTCGGTGGTGTGGACCTCAGCCGTATTTTCGGTGACGGTGATCTCCGAGGAGGCCTGTGCAACCTGCAACGGCACGTCGATCGACAGCGCCGTGTTGACATCGATCTTGATCTTGTTCGTCTGCTTGTACGGCGTGAAGCCGGATGCGGTTACGTCCAGTTCATACTGCCCGACAGGGACCACAGGAAAGTTGAATACCCCCTCGCCGTTGCTGGTTGTTTTCTGAGTCACACCGGTCGTCGTATTGATCAGCGTGACATCACTGCCGGAAATAAGGGCGCCCGTCGTGTCTTTCACAGAACCGGCAATCCTGCCGCTTCCCGCCTGGGCAAAAGCGGAATGGCTCATCAGCATGGAAAACAAGACTAGAGCGAGAATGAAGATAAGCGGGATCAAAACGGTATCAAGTACTGCTCTCCATCCCGTGTGTGGCTGTGGGCCATCTTCGGCGCGGATATTTGCGTTGTAGGTCCAGACATCGTTCATCAGTTTGAGGTGGTTCATCGTAGCCTCCGATGTAGCGTGGCCCACAGTCATGTCGGCGCACCTCTACCGTTCTGGGCCGAGCCGCTGTCCGGCTCGCCAGTGAGTCGTTCGCTTGCGTCTGTCTCTTACGCAGGCACTCAGTTGTTACGGAGCTTTGTTCAATAAGCTCGCGCAGTGGGCGGAGATCCCCTGCTGCGAGCGGAGAGCATCATGCGACGTCACGCGCAGAGAGGGTATGCCGCCAGCCTCCGGCTATGCGGAGGCTCACTTGGAACCGGGTCGTCCATACTTCCTCCTTAGTGTTGAAATCGCTTAGAGAATCTTGTGCAGAAGACCGGAGAGATCGAGGACGTGGTAGCCGAGCATCAACGTCATCAGAATCAGATAGGCCCGCAGCACTCCGAGAGAAACACAGACCGCCCGTGTCATCCGAATCTTGCCAAGCCCTTCGGTCGAACACTTCTGCTCTGCAACGTCATCCAGCGGATGAATGACGCGAAATTCGTTCATGTTTGGAGATGCTCCCATCGTTGCCATAACTCACCTCACCGAAATAGATTTGGAAGGATCACCTGTGCTGCCAGAAGCAGCGACAGGGCAAAGAGGACGACGATGATCGTCCAGTTGATGTAGTTGCTCCATGGGCGGTTGACCCAGCGTTCACCGAGCAGTTCGCGATCATTGAGCAACAATTGAAGAAAGATGATGGCGGAGGGCAGGATGAGTCCCGCGAAGACCTGCACGCTAATAATGACCAACTGCAGCGGCACATGCGGAATCAGCACAATGGCTGCTGCTGCACCAACACAGGCGATGTACGTCGCATAAAAGCCCGGTGCCTCCCAGAGCTTCTTATGCAAGGAATGCTCCCACCCTTGCACTTCGCCATACGCCCATGCACTGGCGAGTGAGATGGCCGTCGTTCCGAGAACGGCGGCGTTCACCATCAGCAGCAGAACGCCATTGCGAACGAAGTTGCCGGCGATTGGACCCAGCGCCAGCGCAAGCTGCGCCGGGTCTTGAAAGGCGACTTTATGTTCGAAACCGTAGCTCCCGACCAGCATCATTGCGCCAGCAACACAAACTGTGAAGGTGGCTCCAATGAGCGTGTCCAGCCGCGCCCATTTCAAGTCGGCAAAGCGTAGACGCTTCTCCGCGACACAACTCTGTTGAAAGAAGAGCTGCCACGGCGCGATGGTTGTGCCGACGATAGCGATAACAAGAAAGACAAGACTGCTGTTGATGCCGCCTGCCGGCATGGTAGGAATGACAGAGTTAT
The Edaphobacter bradus genome window above contains:
- a CDS encoding TonB-dependent receptor; the protein is MNHLKLMNDVWTYNANIRAEDGPQPHTGWRAVLDTVLIPLIFILALVLFSMLMSHSAFAQAGSGRIAGSVKDTTGALISGSDVTLINTTTGVTQKTTSNGEGVFNFPVVPVGQYELDVTASGFTPYKQTNKIKIDVNTALSIDVPLQVAQASSEITVTENTAEVHTTDTQIGQTIESKQVVDIPLNGRSYTDLLAVQAGVSPITTSGAGNTSSGGGFGTVPAAGQANTGQFSIHGQRESDNAYYLNGASVQESIGQQAGIIPNLDSIAEVRILSSNVDAEYGSFTGGIINVVTKSGTNSFHGNLFEFFRNTHLDARNYFSPERAAFHQNQYGGTIGGPIRKDKIFFFGDYQGQRYIQGIETGSVNVPTSANRTGDFTNSAASLTGTVNGPYVAQTLSQRLGYQVNQGERFYTQGCTQSSQCVFPNATIPMNAWGNAPAHMLQYIPQGNIADGTFSSGAYKRRINDNKFGGRLDFNSNRFGTSSIYYFNDRYNLDDPYPSSLGGSTLPGNGFAYDAASVGVDQTIVFSNIHSFGINTVNEARFSITRLDNHIGTPVGGVGVTLADQGIQAGGLGIIQGFPKQAGVEEMFFNGFSVGTNPFSVAQVNTTYDLQDSVSHTVGNHTIKAGGRYIWYKVKQNPNLVANGTFSFFGTGSQTTGNGFADFLLGTPDFYSQQSSPTFYESAADGDLFAQDSFRIRPNLTLNYGVRWDYVTPWAEKYHQTTTFVAGVQSATFPGAPLGYLVPGDPLPGGGTIPDAIAPTPKNNLSPRFGLAYSPAFSEGLIGRLTGGPGKTSIRLGGGRFFTSPQGLTVAYPTGNPPYGLTYTSPESPVMETPFIGALSGTQYVQQFPVHVPSYSVSTKNPDNNVAWSRYYPISGAGSVYYKNKTSYSMQYTLSIDRQIGANSLLSIGYIGSLGRHLLTVHGANPGNPDLCLSLSQPSEVAPGTPTCGPFGENLVYTRANGQVVNGTRGPFPNQIGTDAYYENMGNSNYNGLEVTLKRTAGPLSFLASYTYSKSYDQTSSIQEQVDPFNYHRLDGISAFDLKHNFVVSYNYDLPLNRFLRRSRLTSGWALSGITRFATGVPVTFASFGDNYLVQVQNNGVNSTSLDMPNYDGTGYKIKRNPRGGKPYFNNLAFTPNALGTPGNSKRRAFYGPGIDNYDMALHKLTNISEGRVLELRLEMFNVFNHAQFYGGNSVDGNIGDQGGTFGYVTKAADPRIGQIAAKFRF
- a CDS encoding Nramp family divalent metal transporter is translated as MRIAEQETDTVTTAPAAGVVVRSAWQRRILTFLMVFGPGLIVMEADNDAGAVSTYMQAGGQYGLHLLWLLVVLLPICYFIQEMVARLGIATGKGHSAMIYERFGKWWGRFSLIDLLAVNFLTLITEFAAISLALSALGISPYISVPISAVGWTLMVVTGSYLRWERIVIALCLMDLTWFVLASMLHPHWATVAHNSVIPTMPAGGINSSLVFLVIAIVGTTIAPWQLFFQQSCVAEKRLRFADLKWARLDTLIGATFTVCVAGAMMLVGSYGFEHKVAFQDPAQLALALGPIAGNFVRNGVLLLMVNAAVLGTTAISLASAWAYGEVQGWEHSLHKKLWEAPGFYATYIACVGAAAAIVLIPHVPLQLVIISVQVFAGLILPSAIIFLQLLLNDRELLGERWVNRPWSNYINWTIIVVLFALSLLLAAQVILPNLFR